One segment of Primulina tabacum isolate GXHZ01 chromosome 14, ASM2559414v2, whole genome shotgun sequence DNA contains the following:
- the LOC142524541 gene encoding bZIP transcription factor 44-like produces the protein MASSSGNSSVSPPIQTSGSEGDLVQVIDQKKRKRMESNRESARRSRMRKQKHLDDLLAQVSQIKKENNEILSNINITTQHYLNVESENSILRAQLLELSQRLHSLNEILGHINSYTAGAAAVPAATWSCMFEAEEFQNLDLADNFLGNSWNSMALINQHPIMASAEIFDY, from the coding sequence ATGGCTTCTTCAAGTGGGAATTCCTCCGTTTCACCCCCGATCCAAACGTCGGGTTCAGAGGGAGATCTCGTGCAGGTTATTGATCagaagaagaggaagagaaTGGAATCGAACCGGGAATCTGCCAGGCGGTCTAGGATGAGAAAACAGAAGCATTTGGATGATCTTCTGGCTCAGGTGTCTCAGATTAAGAAAGAAAATAACGAGATTCTGAGCAATATAAATATCACCACACAACACTACTTGAATGTTGAGTCCGAAAACTCGATCTTGAGGGCTCAACTGTTGGAGCTAAGCCAAAGGCTTCATTCATTGAATGAAATTCTTGGTCACATAAATTCCTACACCGCCGGCGCAGCCGCCGTCCCCGCCGCCACATGGAGCTGCATGTTTGAGGCTGAAGAGTTTCAGAACCTGGACTTGGCTGACAATTTCTTGGGCAATTCTTGGAACTCAATGGCACTCATAAACCAACACCCCATAATGGCCTCCGCTGAGATCTTTGATTATTGA
- the LOC142524003 gene encoding BEL1-like homeodomain protein 7, whose protein sequence is MPLKTLVKQPTVLPTASTKNCRSTILAVFKASEFSGILCNSKYLKAAQDLLDEVVNVHRALETSEKGKNKNLLGPDGLKETGARRSETFSEFYEPTTNAPDLSLSPSERHNLQHKMTKLVDKRYKQYLHQMQAVVSSFDTVAGRGAAKRYSALALRTIFSQFRSLCDAIKKQIQDTQNSLGE, encoded by the exons ATGCCTTTAAAGACTCTAGTCAAACAGCCTACGGTGTTGCCAACAGCATCTACAAAAAACTGCAGATCAACCATTTTGGCAGTTTTCAAG GCATCAGAATTTTCAGGCATATTGTGCAACTCCAAGTAtctgaaggcagctcaagatttACTAGATGAAGTAGTTAATGTTCATAGAGCCCTTGAAACATCAGAAAAgggcaaaaataaaaatttacttGGTCCGGATGGCCTAAAAGAGACAGGTGCGAGAAGGAGTGAAACTTTTTCTGAATTTTATGAACCAACTACAAATGCACCTGATCTTTCACTTTCACCTTCTGAACGCCATAACCTGCAGCATAAGATGACGAAACTT GTTGACAAAAGATACAAACAATACCTCCATCAAATGCAAGCTGTGGTTTCATCATTTGACACAGTGGCTGGACGTGGTGCCGCCAAACGATACTCTGCTCTTGCCCTTCGAACAATATTCAGCCAATTCCGCAGCTTGTGTGATGCAATCAAGAAGCAAATTCAGGATACCCAAAATAGCTTAGGGGAGTAA
- the LOC142524538 gene encoding LOW QUALITY PROTEIN: uncharacterized protein LOC142524538 (The sequence of the model RefSeq protein was modified relative to this genomic sequence to represent the inferred CDS: deleted 1 base in 1 codon) has translation MLLRRSPFGATSFFTPLPPVSRRRTWWPCHPVSLLPSYSSLFSLSSPPRTIITALSFSSTNYEDASDCDLSEQFPSKQGPLKPGLYLVGTPIGNLEDITLRALRVLKSANVILSEDTRHSGKLLHHYNIKTPLLSYHKFNESQREQVVLRRLLDGEILALISDAGTPGISDPGMELAKLCVDKDIPVIPVPGPSAVVAALSASGLPTNEFTFIGFLSKHAGTRRERLLSSANSAATQVFFVPPHKLCQFFDETSLIFGQSRQCVIAREITKLHEEFWRGTLEEAKEAFSAHQPKGEITLMIEGTTNREAKVLTESQLENKLGELISKGHSLSAAVKLVASETSMKRKAIYSLALEKFGKQLGSDDIN, from the exons ATGCTGTTACGCCGCAGTCCATTTGGCGCTACTTCATTCTTTACCCCTTTACCACCCGTCTCACGGCGGCGGACGTGGTGGCCTTGCCACCCCGTCTCTCTACTTCCTTCATATTCTTCTTTATTTTCTCTTTCTTCGCCTCCTCGAACCATTATTACCGCACTGTCTTTCTCTTCAACCAACTATGAAGACGCTTCTGACTGCGACCTCAGCGAGCAATTCCCCTCAAAACAA GGTCCTTTGAAACCAGGATTATATCTCGTGGGAACACCAATTGGGAATCTTGAAGATATAACTTTAAG AGCCCTGAGGGTGTTGAAATCTGCTAATGTCATACTCTCGGAAGATACGAGGCATTCGGGAAAGTTACTTCACCACTATAATATTAAAACTCCACTT TTGAGTTATCACAAATTTAATGAATCTCAACGAGAACAAGTTGTTCTTAGGAGATTGCTAGATGGAGAAATTTTGGCACTGATTAGCGATGCTGGGACGCCAGGCATTAGCGATCCTGGTATGGAGCTG GCCAAGCTGTGTGTAGATAAAGATATACCTGTTATTCCTGTTCCTGGGCCATCTGCAGTAGTAGCAGCTCTTTCGGCATCCGGTTTACCTACGAATGAGTTCACattta TCGGCTTTCtttctaaacatgctggaactagaagagaGAGGCTGTTG TCCTCTGCAAATAGTGCAGCTACTCAAGTCTTCTTTGTTCCTCCTCACAAGCTCTGTCAGTTTTTTGACGAGACCTCTTTAATCTTTGGTCAATCTAG GCAATGTGTCATTGCTCGGGAAATCACCAAACTGCATGAAGAG TTCTGGCGGGGAACACTTGAGGAAGCCAAAGAAGCGTTCTCAGCCCACCAGCCAAAGGGTGAAATAACACTGATGATTGAAGGGACTACTAATAGAGAGGCCAAAGTTCTCACTGAGTCTCAATTAGAGAATAAGTTGGGGGAATTGATCTCCAAAGGTCACAGTCTTTCTGCG GCAGTCAAGTTGGTGGCTTCAGAAACATCAATGAAAAGGAAAGCAATATATTCTCTTGCACTTGAGAAATTTGGGAAGCAACTTGGTTCAGATGATATAAAttga
- the LOC142524718 gene encoding uncharacterized protein LOC142524718: MPKHSTTGMISVQKRWPLMILLCVALSTAIAFFIGSSFNSCNSSEYGNFSPRIDTVEPEIGGGVKKGENPLSFMKSKLVLLVSHELSLSGGPLLLMELAFLLRAVGTRIVWITNQKPTEPDEVIHSLEQRMADRGVKVLPAKGQEAVDTALKADLVILNTAVAGKWLDAVLKDNVPRVLPKVLWWIHEMRGHYFNLEYVKHLPFVAGAMIDSHTTADYWKNRTHERLGIKMPATYVVHLGNSKDLMDVAEDSVAKKVLREHIRESLGVRKDDLLFAIINSVSRGKGQDLFLKSFYEALQLIQEKKLHVPPVYAVIVGSDTSSQTKFETELRNFVADKKIQHSVRFVNKTMNVAPYLASIDVLVQNSQARGECFGRITIEAMAFQLPVLGTAAGGTMEIVVNGTTGWLHQTGKDGLAPLAANIVQLATHVETRMTMGKKGHARVKEMFLEHHMSYRISLVLKEILRKANS; this comes from the exons ATGCCGAAGCATTCGACGACGGGGATGATTTCGGTCCAGAAGAGATGGCCGTTGATGATATTGCTCTGCGTGGCCCTCTCCACCGCCATTGCCTTCTTCATCGGATCCTCGTTCAATTCTTGTAATTCTTCGGAGTACGGAAATTTTAGCCCTCGAATCGATACAGTCGAACCGGAGATCGGCGGCGGCGTGAAGAAAGGAGAAAACCCACTCAGTTTCATGAAATCGAAGCTTGTTCTTTTGGTTTCCCACGAACTCTCGCTCTCCG GTGGGCCTTTACTGCTGATGGAACTTGCGTTTTTGTTAAGAGCTGTTGGCACGAGAATTGTCTGGATCACCAATCAGAAGCCTACGGAACCCGATGAAGTGATCCACAGTTTGGAGCAAAGAATGGCAGACCGAGGAGTGAAG GTTTTGCCTGCAAAGGGGCAGGAAGCTGTTGACACAGCTCTTAAAGCTGATTTAGTCATTTTAAATACAGCCGTGGCTGGGAAATGGCTGGATGCTGTGCTCAAGGATAATGTGCCTCGTGTGCTCCCAAAGGTTTTGTGGTGGATTCATGAAATGCGAGGGCATTACTTTAACCTGGAGTATGTTAAGCACCTCCCTTTTGTTGCAGGTGCCATGATTGATTCACATACCACTGCTGACTATTGGAAGAACCGGACTCATGAAAGATTGGG GATTAAGATGCCTGCAACCTATGTTGTGCACCTTGGGAATAGCAAAGACTTGATGGATGTAGCTGAAGACAGTGTGGCGAAAAAGGTCCTTCGAGAGCATATTAGAGAATCTCTTGGAGTCCGAAAAGATGATCTTCTGTTTGCCATTATCAACA GTGTTTCTCGTGGAAAAGGGCAGGATCTATTTCTTAAATCTTTCTATGAGGCTCTACAACTTATCCAAGAGAAGAAGTTGCATGTACCTCCAGTGTATGCAGTTATAGTGGGAAGTGACACTAGCTCTCAGACAAAATTTGAAACAGAATTGCGCAACTTCGTGGCTGACAAAAAGATTCAGCACAGTGTGCGATTCGTAAACAAAACCATGAACGTTGCTCCTTATCTGGCTTCTATTGATGTGCTTGTCCAAAACTCTCAG GCACGCGGAGAATGTTTTGGGAGGATAACCATTGAAGCCATGGCTTTTCAGCTCCCTGTATTG GGCACCGCAGCTGGCGGCACGATGGAAATTGTTGTGAACGGCACCACTGGTTGGTTACACCAAACTGGAAAAGACGGCCTCGCGCCACTTGCAGCAAATATCGTGCAACTAGCCACGCATGTGGAGACAAGGATGACAATGGGGAAGAAGGGTCACGCAAGGGTCAAAGAAATGTTTCTTGAACACCATATGTCTTACAGAATATCCTTGGTTCTGAAGGAAATTTTGCGGAAGGCAAATAGTTAG
- the LOC142524004 gene encoding BEL1-like homeodomain protein 11 — protein sequence MVLEDSPSNSNSSILRQFLVLNSIADQNQFENQHFVACGSQSHSLPLNIQSLGERMPRSVDLLHAPQLSNESVLRHGTRAMNLLETSAAHQAQRLSLSLGSVMDPGYIIYYNTVLDRTTSDYCFAGTGCAFISSAAMGSSKYLKPAQSLLEEMVNIGSKEIDASNKKYMEKLSRRCQSGSFGYNEELSEKPGSCVHLLKFLALLQEVERRYEEYYNHMEELVSCFEAIAGVGAGKSYTALALQAVSKHFGILRNAILSQIRASKRKMEADMPRISSRLGQLSLLDQKSTHNRTTLQQQLGITQSWRLIRGLPENSVMILRAWLFEHFLHPYPHDSEKLVLASQTGLSKNQVSNWFINARVRMWKPMIEQMYKEEFGDSSIESDELLTTTAEGIGDSC from the exons ATGGTATTGGAAGACTCACCTTCAAACTCAAATTCAAGTATTCTGCGTCAATTCTTAGTTTTAAACTCCATAGCAGATcaaaatcagtttgaaaaccaGCATTTTGTTGCTTGTGGATCACAATCTCACTCTCTACCTTTAAACATTCAATCACTTGGTGAAAGAATGCCTAGATCTGTAGACCTTCTCCATGCCCCACAATTGTCAAATGAATCTGTTTTAAGACATGGTACTAGGGCTATGAATCTTCTTGAAACATCAGCAGCCCACCAAGCTCAAAGACTTTCACTTTCTTTAGGCTCTGTCATGGATCCTGGATACATAATTTATTACAATACCGTGCTCGACAGAACCACAAGTGATTATTGTTTTGCTGGAACTGGATGTGCTTTTATCTCGTCCGCTGCAATGGGAAGCTCCAAGTACTTGAAACCAGCTCAGTCCCTCCTTGAAGAAATGGTTAATATTGGAAGCAAGGAAATTGATGCCAGCAACAAGAAATATATGGAGAAATTATCACGCCGCTGCCAAAGTGGGTCTTTCGGGTACAATGAAGAGCTGTCTGAGAAGCCTGGATCTTGTGTTCATCTTCTAAAGTTTCTTGCACTACTACAAGAG GTGGAGAGAAGATACGAGGAATACTATAATCATATGGAGGAATTGGTGTCATGTTTTGAGGCAATAGCAGGGGTAGGAGCTGGAAAATCTTACACCGCTCTGGCTCTTCAAGCCGTGTCCAAACACTTCGGCATCCTAAGAAACGCGATATTGTCTCAAATTCGTGCCTCGAAACGAAAGATGGAAGCAGACATGCCAAGAATCAGTTCAAGATTAGGCCAACTAAGTCTGCTGGATCAAAAAAGTACACATAATAGAACTACACTGCAGCAGCAGCTTGGAATCACGCAGAGTTGGAGGCTGATTCGGGGATTGCCGGAGAACTCTGTGATGATTCTACGTGCTTGGCTTTTTGAACACTTCCTGCACCC GTATCCTCATGATTCTGAAAAGCTTGTGTTGGCATCTCAGACGGGCCTGTCAAAGAATCAG GTTTCTAACTGGTTCATAAATGCTAGAGTCCGTATGTGGAAGCCCATGATAGAACAAATGTACAAAGAGGAATTTGGTGACTCTTCCATTGAATCAGATGAACTGTTGACAACTACTGCCGAGGGAATAGGGGATTCATGCTGA
- the LOC142524539 gene encoding peroxidase 9: protein MSCLKLIISSLIALVLISCSMPEGFPESGFGYYSGLTPEFYQYSCPQANEIIMSVLENAIAKDSRMAASLLRLHFHDCFVQGCDASVLLDDSSKIVSEKNSGPNKNSLRGFEVIDEIKAKLEQVCPHTVSCADIVALAARDSTVLSGGPHWEVPLGRRDSRVASLSKSNTNIPAPNSTIQTLITQFRRQGLGLEDLVALSGSHTIGMARCVTFRQRLYNQNGNNQPDVTLERNYYNDLKTVCPQNGGDNNISPLDLSTPVKFDNKYFKLLLWGKGLLNSDEVLVTGDVKQTADLVRRYAEDGSLFFFQFAKSMVRMGNISPLVGSNGEVRKNCRTLN, encoded by the exons ATGAGTTGTCTCAAGTTAATAATATCCAGTCTGATAGCACTGGTTTTGATCTCTTGCTCGATGCCAGAAGGTTTTCCTGAATCAGGTTTCGGGTACTACTCGGGTCTTACACCGGAGTTCTACCAGTATTCATGCCCACAAGCTAATGAAATCATCATGTCTGTCTTGGAGAATGCTATTGCTAAAGACTCGAGAATGGCTGCTTCTTTGCTTAGACTTCATTTTCATGATTGCTTTGTTCAG GGGTGTGATGCATCGGTGTTGCTGGATGATAGCTCGAAAATAGTGAGTGAGAAGAATTCGGGACCAAACAAAAATTCCCTGAGGGGATTCGAAGTGATTGATGAAATCAAAGCCAAACTCGAACAAGTCTGCCCACACACTGTTTCATGTGCAGACATTGTTGCTCTTGCTGCCAGGGATTCTACTGTTCTC AGTGGTGGACCTCATTGGGAAGTACCGTTGGGTAGGAGGGACTCGAGAGTAGCAAGTCTTAGCAAGTCGAACACCAACATTCCGGCACCAAATTCCACAATCCAGACTCTTATCACACAATTCAGGCGCCAGGGACTTGGTTTAGAGGATCTTGTTGCTTTATCTG GAAGTCATACAATTGGAATGGCTAGATGTGTGACTTTCAGACAAAGATTGTACAATCAAAATGGTAACAACCAACCGGATGTAACTTTAGAGAGAAATTACTACAATGACCTAAAGACAGTATGTCCTCAAAATGGTGGCGACAACAACATTTCACCCCTTGATCTTTCAACTCCAGTCAAATTTGACAACaaatacttcaagcttttaCTGTGGGGCAAAGGCCTTCTTAACTCAGACGAAGTTCTGGTCACCGGAGACGTGAAACAGACCGCGGATTTGGTGAGAAGATATGCAGAAGATGGATCCCTTTTCTTCTTCCAGTTTGCTAAGTCTATGGTTAGAATGGGGAACATCAGTCCTCTCGTGGGTAGCAACGGGGAAGTCAGAAAAAATTGTCGTACACTTAACTAA